The following proteins are encoded in a genomic region of Bacteroidota bacterium:
- a CDS encoding alpha/beta hydrolase — protein sequence MKTKLLLFSLLCFSGSLLSAQEVIPLWSNSAPGALGDKDEDKPTLTLFPAPKDINTGTAVVICPGGGYTHLAFEKEGTEFAKWFNSFGVSAYVVKYRLNTPVRHYQYPAMFDDATRAMRYVRAHSAEWNINPDKIGIMGFSAGGHLASTVGTHFDQGNANATDNIEKASSRPNFMILGYPVITMNLEFTHRGSHDNLLGKNPTNKMVKYLSNELQVKSNTPATFLALADDDRTVPPQNSVAFYLALKKAGIPAEMHIYNKGGHGFGMAKKDPNLSKWVDNLKNWLITEGFVQKKGAE from the coding sequence ATGAAAACCAAATTATTACTATTTTCATTACTTTGCTTTTCCGGTTCTTTGTTATCGGCACAAGAAGTTATTCCTCTTTGGTCAAATAGCGCCCCAGGCGCTTTGGGTGACAAAGATGAGGACAAACCGACACTTACTCTGTTCCCCGCCCCCAAAGACATAAATACAGGAACAGCTGTTGTTATTTGTCCTGGAGGTGGATATACCCACCTTGCATTTGAAAAAGAAGGCACAGAGTTTGCCAAATGGTTCAATTCATTTGGCGTTTCGGCTTACGTAGTAAAATACAGGCTAAATACCCCTGTTCGTCATTATCAATATCCTGCTATGTTTGATGATGCCACAAGGGCTATGCGTTATGTCCGTGCCCATTCGGCGGAATGGAACATCAATCCGGATAAAATTGGAATCATGGGATTTTCTGCAGGAGGCCATTTGGCTTCAACGGTAGGAACTCATTTTGACCAGGGTAATGCCAACGCAACGGATAATATTGAAAAAGCAAGCTCACGCCCCAATTTCATGATTTTGGGTTACCCGGTTATCACCATGAACCTTGAATTCACCCATAGAGGGAGCCACGACAATTTGCTCGGAAAAAATCCGACTAATAAAATGGTCAAATACCTCTCCAACGAATTGCAGGTAAAATCAAATACTCCCGCAACATTTTTAGCCCTTGCAGATGACGACCGCACTGTTCCGCCACAAAACAGTGTTGCCTTTTACCTTGCACTGAAAAAAGCCGGAATACCTGCCGAAATGCATATTTATAATAAAGGGGGACACGGATTCGGCATGGCTAAAAAAGATCCCAATCTAAGTAAGTGGGTAGACAACCTTAAAAATTGGTTGATTACAGAAGGTTTTGTTCAGAAAAAAGGAGCTGAATAG
- a CDS encoding NUDIX hydrolase — MNEDLLAYIKRVQAIAQNGLAYISNPFDLERYEELRNLSVKMMSTLSDTPVEKVTNLFAFENGYQTPKVDVRSVIFRDGKILLVKEKMDGCWSLPGGWADVGYSPSEIAVKEVREESGLIVKPLRLLAVMDKKCHPHPPSPYHCYKIFINCEIVDGHPLAGLETLGVQFFGPDELPPLSVERNTVSQIKMMFEFLDSPQKEAYFD; from the coding sequence ATGAATGAAGATTTGTTGGCATATATAAAAAGAGTTCAGGCTATTGCGCAGAACGGACTTGCATACATTTCAAATCCTTTTGATCTGGAACGGTACGAAGAGCTTCGAAACCTCAGTGTAAAAATGATGTCGACCCTGTCAGATACGCCGGTTGAAAAAGTAACTAATTTGTTTGCTTTTGAAAATGGTTATCAGACGCCAAAAGTTGATGTGAGGTCTGTGATTTTCAGGGATGGGAAAATATTACTGGTAAAGGAAAAAATGGATGGCTGCTGGTCGTTGCCTGGAGGCTGGGCTGATGTTGGCTATAGCCCCTCAGAGATTGCTGTAAAAGAAGTAAGGGAAGAATCAGGTCTGATCGTAAAACCCTTGAGGTTGCTGGCCGTCATGGATAAAAAATGCCATCCTCATCCTCCTTCACCTTATCATTGCTATAAAATATTTATCAATTGCGAGATTGTAGACGGCCATCCTCTGGCTGGCTTGGAAACTTTGGGCGTTCAGTTTTTTGGACCGGATGAACTTCCTCCCTTATCTGTCGAACGCAATACGGTTTCACAAATTAAAATGATGTTTGAGTTTCTTGATAGTCCTCAGAAAGAGGCGTATTTTGACTAG